A stretch of the Cydia amplana chromosome 6, ilCydAmpl1.1, whole genome shotgun sequence genome encodes the following:
- the LOC134648630 gene encoding uncharacterized protein LOC134648630 translates to MSLSGLAFLFDIIVEDLRSFVPTKKFVIRSQFTDIFSLVLKNPESNLRKRKRKKASKDKTKAKDAKKATDSADHINKKSQKGQTILFVGNIDTLMAHMMQYPMEICLCSEYNPEERIGSTLIPWNNSFTEYLMSLYHEANPAPAIVRSVYNVFSEATSKRMATIRLNIKLCLTDHVNLNQYTALSNKHPNTYIKMDIDALYIDQSTNTRVIENTGTIKTAYSGGKKKNRSSIKKRDARRQANIAKIAEERDQQFTHAHPKNKVNKAKNIRRNLLLHLIRSDTNIVKPLKLDHYIIRNLSSKSCTAIKQINLFDYIFGDRSGSFGNKTYTVGYATVDVGKNKSEPPSASSASPPATDSPDKTTSKSSTSLDPDLTTTVKCDTVSCIYKKERPLLEKPDDRILIDITSVKHSCCVTDTIERKMEVVGGKTGEKIEDPCYCACECTFGFDRNTTYCKICKGYEKRGGDLDGIPQYLMPDPCPVYHKISRIKTGSTSGSDTKKETKKKVKHPEKAEEKKTKNNDRFKFNYGYKGIPPQIGHDRCVLPCSGTMSNVPKHMGWLWTADNVPGLAFRPAWKPGAINKVVAAMLRNALHPGQVISKRRKATGSKKRPLKRPLLVVHKKDGEFTVTMENMKTYNKPRTINQPPYDDKPVLTYTIGRTEEENRQRKKKKERAARKLELEQRAFIQSTFTDMCKEICLKTYQQALGILPDGEDPECACYPPLPDPNRVDEDRICSCSDDGDSLASDTDSDEWILEFTPPNAFFDPEYQGTKVKSVDNGSQYTYLDYRVKLVDRFGNPVPRFFKGPDGKEQCSDLGGFWNPDHNWLQINVDGFIGPDGRWAPFTFIGPSGEQVDTVTGKFQDAKGNWLFVGVDGYIDGNNKWKFYNKPVGNKQRTKTTKRERSPKRTPKTKIDKKDKKDKAADKDDSLPTFSCFGDASPVELSRMGIVGHGPDKKLLNKMLNKLIGKGMKVKIPERTRVPKSPATGTSRQRQRAARVLSDSERSICRHPKPSQKGVIENLDGSRSYFRLNEFRNRSSKARIHDLEQQGRSLSTFHEPCFHSNMDCKKRRKGRRVVVMMPHAHS, encoded by the exons ATGTCCCTGTCGGGATTAGCGTTTTTGTTCGATATAATCGTCGAAGACCTAAGGAGCTTTGTGCCAACCAAGAAGTTTGTGATTAGAAGCCAGTTTACAGATATTTTCTCATTGGTATTGAAGAATCCTGAATCAAATCTGCGGAAAAGAAAACGAAAGAAGGCGTCGAAGGATAAGACCAAGGCAAAAGATGCTAAAAAGGCAACAGACAGTGCCGATCATATTAACAAAAAATCACAAAAAGGTCAGACAATATTATTTGTAGGCAATATAGATACTTTGATGGCACACATGATGCAATATCCAATGGAAATATGTTTATGCAGTGAATACAATCCGGAAGAAAGGATAGGATCCACTTTGATTCCGTGGAATAACTCTTTTACTGAGTATCTGATGAGTCTTTATCACGAAGCAAATCCCGCCCCGGCAATAGTTAGGTCCGTCTACAACGTCTTCAGTGAAGCGACTTCGAAACGGATGGCGACAATACGCTTAAATATCAAGTTATGCCTAACGGATCATGtcaatttaaatcaatatacaGCTTTGTCAAACAAACATCCCAATACCTATATTAAGATGGATATCGATGCATTGTATATTGATCAATCAACTAATACAAGGGTAATCGAAAACACCGGTACTATAAAAACTGCGTACAGTGGTggaaaaaagaaaaatagaaGTAGTATTAAAAAACGTGACGCTAGAAGACAAGCAAATATTGCAAAAATAGCTGAAGAAAGAGATCAGCAATTTACTCACGCACACCCTAAAAATAAGGTCAATAAAGCGAAGAACATTCGCAGAAAtcttttattacatttaatCAGAAGTGATACAAACAtcgtaaaaccattaaaactaGATCATTATATAATAAGGAACTTAAGTTCAAAATCTTGCACAGCAATAAAACAAATCAATTTGTTCGACTACATTTTTGGTGACCGAAGTGGATCATTTGGAAATAAAACTTACACAGTTGGATATGCTACCGTAGACGTTGGCAAAAATAAAAGTGAACCTCCATCAGCTTCCTCGGCCAGTCCTCCAGCAACTGATAGTCCAGACAAGACTACAAGCAAATCATCGACTTCTTTAGACCCTGATTTAACTACTACAGTGAAATGTGACACCGTAAGCTGCATTTACAAGAAGGAAAGGCCGCTTTTAGAGAAACCTGATGATAGAATTCTTATAGATATAACAAGTGTAAAACATTCATGTTGCGTGACCGACACAATTGAACGAAAGATGGAGGTTGTTGGAGGAAAAACTGGCGAAAAAATCGAGGATCCATGTTACTGTGCTTGCGAATGTACGTTTGGTTTCGATAGGAATACTACCTATTGCAAAATCTGCAAAGGATATGAAAAACGCGGAGGAGACTTAGACGGTATACCTCAGTACCTCATGCCAGATCCCTGCCCGGTGTACCACAAAATCAGTAGAATCAAAACTGGAAGCACTTCGGGAAGTGACACCAAGAAAGagaccaaaaaaaaagttaaacacCCAGAGAAAGCTGAGGAAAAGAAAACAAAGAATAATGATCGATTTAAATTCAACTACGGCTACAAAGGTATAC CTCCTCAGATTGGGCACGATCGATGTGTTTTGCCATGCTCTGGGACTATGTCTAACGTCCCTAAACATATGGGGTGGCTCTGGACTGCCGATAACGTCCCCGGGTTAGcg TTTCGACCTGCATGGAAACCTGGTGCAATTAACAAGGTAGTCGCAGCGATGCTCAGAAATGCCCTCCATCCAGGTCAAGTTATCAGTAAGCGTAGAAAAGCTACGGGCTCCAAGAAGCGTCCTCTCAAACGACCGCTCCTGGTCGTCCACAAAAAGGATGGCGAATTTACTGTTACGATGGAAAACATGAAAACCTATAACAAACCGAGAACTATCAACCAACCGCCTTACGATGACAAACCAGTTCTGACATACACTATAGGGAGAACAGAAGAGGAAAACCGCCAAAGAAAGAAGAAAAAAGAACGTGCCGCGAGAAAACTAGAGTTGGAGCAACGCGCGTTCATTCAGAGTACCTTCACTGACATGTGCAAGGAAATATGCTTGAAGACTTACCAGCAGGCGTTAGGGATTCTTCCTGATGGTGAAGATCCAGAATGCGCTTGCTACCCACCTCTGCCCGACCCTAACCGAGTCGACGAAGACCGAATATGTTCATGTTCCGATGACGGAGACTCTTTAGCGTCCGACACAGACTCTGACGAATGGATATTAGAGTTCACCCCCCCGAACGCTTTCTTCGACCCCGAATACCAAGGCACAAAGGTTAAATCTGTAGACAACGGAAGCCAGTACACATACTTAGACTATAGAGTGAAGCTTGTCGATAGGTTCGGAAATCCTGTTCCTAGATTCTTTAAGGGACCCGATGGGAAAGAACAATGTAGTGACTTGGGAGGTTTCTGGAACCCAGATCATAATTGGCTCCAAATTAATGTCGATGGTTTCATAGGCCCCGACGGGCGTTGGGCTCCGTTCACATTTATTGGTCCCAGCGGAGAACAAGTTGACACCGTGACTGGCAAATTCCAAGACGCAAAAGGCAATTGGCTCTTTGTGGGTGTCGACGGCTATATAGATGGCAATAACAAGTGGAAGTTTTACAATAAACCTGTAGGCAATAAACAACGTACCAAGACTACCAAGAGGGAGCGTTCACCGAAAAGAACTCCGAAAactaaaatagacaaaaaagaCAAAAAAGACAAGGCGGCTGATAAGGACGACTCCTTACCAACATTTAGTTGCTTTGGGGATGCTTCGCCGGTGGAATTATCCAGGATGGGGATTGTCGGGCATGGTCCGGATAAAAAATTGCTGAACAAAATGCTGAACAAATTAATTGGAAAGGGTATGAAAGTGAAGATACCTGAGAGGACACGAGTGCCAAAGTCTCCGGCGACGGGCACGTCTAGGCAGCGACAGAGGGCCGCTCGCGTGTTGTCGGACTCTGAGAGATCAATTTGTCGGCACCCTAAGCCATCGCAAAAGGGGGTCATCGAAAACCTTGACGGCTCGCGTTCCTACTTTAGATTGAACGAATTTAGAAACCGAAGCTCAAAGGCGCGTATACATGACTTAGAGCAACAGGGTAGAAGTCTGAGCACCTTCCATGAGCCATGTTTCCATTCGAACATGGATTGTAAGAAGCGCCGCAAGGGACGGCGGGTAGTCGTGATGATGCCACACGCTCATTCATAG
- the LOC134649197 gene encoding solute carrier family 25 member 35-like — MDFVVGGIAGVGAAIFSNPFDVVKTRMQLQGELRARSQHAVYYKNIPHAMYTIVKHDGVTALQKGLVPALWFQLVVNGVRLGIYQQADNQGLLRDEKNNTKFTNSLVMGAFAGMIGAFFGSPLQLVKTQLMSYSSERIAVGTQHAHTGMTYAMRKIYKKNGLGGLWRGAHGMMIRNSIGSATQIASYAVCKEWMDDNDMFQQSKYLSAFVASNIGAVVKTISLTPMDVIMTRLYNQAVDVNGQGLLYSGIVDCAKKITATEGLLAFYKGMGPSYLRQAPHTVLLLVFWDMLKDVQKSFEKA, encoded by the exons ATGGACTTTGTGGTGGGTGGCATAGCGGGTGTAGGTGCCGCTATCTTTAGTAACCCGTTTGATGTGGTGAAGACCCGCATGCAGTTGCAAGGGGAGCTCCGGGCGCGGAGCCAGCATGCGGTGTACTATAAGAATATACCGCATGCTATGTACACTATAGTAAAACATGACGGAGTGACGGCGTTACAGAAGGGACTTGTGCCTGCTTTGTGGTTCCAGTTAGTGGTTAATGGTGTAAG GTTAGGCATATACCAACAAGCAGATAACCAAGGTTTGCTAAGAGATGAGAAGAACAACACAAAGTTCACAAACAGTTTAGTAATGGGTGCTTTTGCCGGCATGATTGGAGCTTTCTTCGGCAGCCCGCTACAGCTAGTTAAGACACAGCTAATGTCTTATTCTTCGGAAAGAATAGCCGTTGGTACCCAGCATGCTCATACGGGTATGACATATGCGATGAGGAAGATTTATAAGAAAAATGGGCTGGGAGGCCTATGGAGAGGCGCTCATGGAATGATGATCAGGAACTCAATAGGATCAGCGACGCAGATTGCTTCTTATGCTGT atgtaAAGAATGGATGGACGATAACGACATGTTCCAACAGTCGAAGTATTTATCGGCATTCGTCGCCAGCAACATAGGGGCCGTGGTGAAAACCATCTCCTTGACGCCTATGGATGTCATTATGACGAGATTGTATAACCAAg ccgtGGACGTAAACGGCCAGGGTCTCCTCTACAGCGGCATAGTGGATTGCGCCAAAAAAATCACCGCCACCGAGGGCCTGCTAGCCTTCTACAAGGGCATGGGGCCTTCCTACCTGCGCCAGGCGCCCCACACGGTGCTCCTACTCGTGTTTTGGGATATGTTGAAAGATGTACAAAAGAGTTTCGAGAAGGCGTGA